From Acomys russatus chromosome 25, mAcoRus1.1, whole genome shotgun sequence, a single genomic window includes:
- the LOC127208360 gene encoding olfactory receptor 2T29-like: MDINPWMSNYTGLSDFTLVGLFSQAKHPALLAVVIFVVFLVALSGNAILILLILSDTHLHTPMYFFISQLSLMDMMYISVTVPKMLMDQVLGSHTISAAACGMQMFLYLTLVGSEFFLLSAMSYDRYVAICHPLRYPVLMNRRVCLLLTSVCWFLGSLDGFMLTPVTMTFPFCGSREIHHFFCEVPAVTKLSCSDTWLSETLMYLCCVLMLLIPVTVISSSYSSILLTVLRMNSAEGRKKAFATCSSHMTVVILFYGAAVYTYMLPASFHTPEKDMVVSVFYTILTPLLNPLIYSLRNKNVTEAMKKLFTVRPLFQETMK; the protein is encoded by the coding sequence ATGGACATCAACCCCTGGATGAGCAACTACACTGGCCTGTCAGATTTCACCCTGGTGGGACTCTTCAGTCAAGCCAAACACCCTGCCCTGCTTGCTGTGGTCATATTTGTGGTTTTCCTGGTGGCCTTGTCAGGGAACGCCATCCTAATCCTTCTGATACTCTCTGACACACACCTCCACACTCCCATGTACTTTTTCATCAGCCAGCTGTCCCTCATGGACATGATGTACATTTCTGTCACTGTGCCCAAGATGCTCATGGACCAGGTCCTAGGGAGCCACACGATCTCAGCTGCTGCCTGTGGGATGCAGATGTTTCTGTACTTGACACTTGTAGGTTCAgaatttttccttctgtctgccatgtcttatgaccgctatgtggccatctgtcaCCCACTCCGTTACCCTGTCCTCATGAACCGTAGAGTGTGTCTTCTCCTGACATCTGTCTGTTGGTTCCTGGGATCCTTGGATGGTTTCATGCTGACCCCTGTCACCATGACCTTCCCATTCTGTGGGTCCCGGGAGATCCACCACTTCTTCTGTGAGGTTCCCGCTGTGACAAAGCTGTCCTGTTCAGACACCTGGCTCTCTGAGACCCTCATGTAcctgtgctgtgtgctcatgCTTCTCATCCCTGTGACGGTCATCTCCAGCTCCTATTCATCCATCCTCCTCACTGTCCTCAGGATGAACTCggcagagggcaggaagaaggcctttgccacctgctcctcccacatGACTGTGGTCATCCTGTTCTATGGCGCTGCTGTCTACACCTACatgctccctgcctccttccacaCCCCTGAGAAGGACATGGTGGTGTCTGTGTTTTACACAATACTCACCCCTCTGTTGAACCCCCTAATCTATAGCCTTCGGAATAAGAATGTCACAGAGGCTATGAAGAAGCTGTTCACTGTGAGACCCCTCTTTCAGGAAACAATGAAGTAA